A single genomic interval of Demequina sp. NBRC 110054 harbors:
- the nuoN gene encoding NADH-quinone oxidoreductase subunit NuoN: MFTAPEISYVAFAPMIVVLLGGAAGVLVEAFVRTPATRRTVQLVLALVAILGALGTVIIQWAMYAPDSAGVVGQTGYFVMDRQALAWHSMILVFGALSALLFAARTRAGEEAFTPLGSAAPGSPEEAEAHRRGLEVTEVFPLLLFAIGGMMAFVSATDLLALFVALEVFSLPLYLMVALARRKRLLSEEGALKYFLLGAFSSAVYLFGAALLYGATASTGYADILTVVLASPGDLTLIIPGAVLVLVGLLFKLGAVPFHTWSPDAYQAAPTPVTAFMAAATKAAAAAALLRIVYVALYPLEWELSWMIWTIAILTMAVGTIVALVQTDIKRMLAYSSVAHAGFILVAFAGFSAEALSAVPFYLLTYGIATIGAFAIITQVREKADDGTVGGEATRLGQWAGLGRRDPLLAGAMGLFLLSFAGIPLTAGFIGKFQVFAAAIDEGGWPLVVVAVLASAAAAFFYVRLIVLMFLTDVPEDQAGAVEVDYHPYTRVVVWVTAAATLLLGVLPAGALALAGDAGVLLLGL; this comes from the coding sequence ATGTTCACCGCACCCGAGATCTCCTACGTGGCGTTCGCGCCGATGATCGTCGTGCTCCTCGGCGGCGCGGCCGGCGTGCTTGTCGAGGCCTTCGTCCGCACGCCCGCGACCCGCCGGACCGTCCAGCTCGTGCTCGCTCTCGTGGCGATCCTCGGCGCGCTCGGCACCGTCATCATCCAGTGGGCGATGTACGCGCCCGACTCCGCGGGCGTCGTGGGTCAGACGGGCTACTTCGTCATGGACCGCCAGGCGCTCGCGTGGCACAGCATGATCCTCGTCTTCGGGGCGCTGTCCGCGCTGCTGTTCGCGGCCCGCACCCGCGCAGGCGAGGAGGCCTTCACGCCGCTCGGTTCCGCCGCTCCCGGCTCGCCCGAGGAGGCCGAGGCGCACCGTCGCGGCCTCGAGGTCACCGAGGTCTTCCCGCTGCTGCTGTTCGCGATCGGCGGCATGATGGCGTTCGTCTCGGCGACCGACCTGCTCGCGCTGTTCGTCGCGCTCGAGGTGTTCTCGCTCCCGCTGTACCTCATGGTCGCGCTCGCGCGCCGCAAGCGCCTCCTGTCCGAGGAGGGCGCGCTGAAGTACTTCCTGCTCGGCGCGTTCTCGTCCGCCGTGTACCTGTTCGGCGCCGCGCTGCTCTACGGCGCGACCGCGTCGACCGGCTACGCCGACATCCTCACCGTGGTGCTCGCGAGCCCCGGCGACCTCACGCTCATCATCCCCGGCGCGGTGCTCGTGCTCGTCGGTCTGCTGTTCAAGCTGGGCGCCGTCCCGTTCCACACGTGGTCGCCGGACGCCTACCAGGCCGCGCCTACCCCCGTGACAGCCTTCATGGCCGCCGCCACGAAGGCGGCCGCCGCGGCCGCCCTGCTGCGCATCGTCTACGTGGCGCTGTACCCGCTCGAGTGGGAGCTCAGCTGGATGATCTGGACGATCGCCATCCTCACGATGGCGGTCGGCACGATCGTCGCGCTCGTCCAGACCGACATCAAGCGCATGCTCGCGTACTCGTCGGTCGCGCACGCGGGCTTCATCCTCGTGGCGTTCGCGGGCTTCTCCGCCGAGGCGCTGTCCGCCGTGCCGTTCTACCTGCTCACGTACGGCATCGCCACGATCGGTGCGTTCGCGATCATCACCCAGGTGCGCGAGAAGGCGGACGACGGGACAGTCGGCGGCGAGGCCACGCGCCTCGGACAGTGGGCCGGCCTCGGTCGCCGCGATCCTCTGCTCGCCGGCGCCATGGGCCTGTTCCTGCTGTCGTTCGCGGGCATCCCGCTCACGGCCGGCTTCATCGGGAAGTTCCAGGTCTTCGCCGCCGCGATCGACGAGGGCGGCTGGCCGCTCGTCGTGGTCGCGGTGCTCGCGTCGGCCGCCGCGGCGTTCTTCTACGTGCGCCTCATCGTGCTGATGTTCCTCACCGACGTGCCCGAGGACCAGGCTGGCGCGGTTGAGGTCGACTACCACCCGTACACGCGCGTCGTCGTGTGGGTCACGGCCGCGGCCACGCTGCTCCTCGGTGTGCTTCCCGCGGGCGCCCTCGCGCTGGCTGGCGATGCCGGGGTGCTCCTGCTCGGGCTGTAG
- a CDS encoding NADH-quinone oxidoreductase subunit M has protein sequence MFPFLTVLVLLPLVGAVVVRALPEGARGRVREIALGFTAVEALLGLVMLTQFDLADAGTQQFTETYAWIPQIGTSWALGVNGFGLSLIVLSLILTPLVILAEWRKDKDPARAARYLALILVLQAFMVGIFAARDVFLFYVMFEAMLIPLYFLIGGFGGEQRRYAAVKFLLYSLVGGLIMLVGVVALYFVGPGGEQAYLIDNLTGYDFGTTAERLMFLAFFLAFAIKAPMVPVHTWLPTVAETARPGTTALLVAVLDKIGTFGMITLGLALFPEASKWAAPVIIVLAVISVIYGAIAAIGQTDMLRLVSFTSVSHFGIMVLGIYAFQQTSVEGAALYMFNHGLSTGALFLVVGFLIERKGTPYVGEYGGLQKAVPVFAGTFLIIGLSALALPGLSPFVSEIMVLVGAFGVAKIAVIVSALGVVLAALYVLLTYQKVFTGPPNAKLGKTRELGLRERLVLWPLIALMLVLGFFPSLAIDYLREPTAAVLTTVNAEVSE, from the coding sequence ATGTTCCCGTTCCTGACCGTCCTGGTCCTGCTCCCGCTCGTCGGGGCAGTCGTGGTGCGCGCGCTGCCCGAGGGTGCGCGCGGCCGAGTGCGCGAGATCGCGCTCGGCTTCACCGCCGTGGAGGCGCTGCTGGGCCTCGTGATGCTCACGCAGTTCGATCTCGCCGACGCGGGCACGCAGCAGTTCACCGAGACCTACGCGTGGATCCCGCAGATCGGCACCAGCTGGGCGCTCGGCGTCAACGGCTTCGGTCTGTCCTTGATCGTGCTGTCGCTCATCCTCACGCCGCTCGTGATCCTCGCCGAGTGGCGCAAGGACAAGGACCCGGCGCGTGCCGCCCGCTACCTCGCGCTGATCCTCGTGCTGCAGGCCTTCATGGTCGGCATCTTCGCCGCCCGTGACGTCTTCCTGTTCTACGTGATGTTCGAGGCCATGCTGATCCCGCTGTACTTCCTCATCGGAGGCTTCGGGGGAGAGCAGCGTCGCTACGCCGCGGTGAAGTTCCTGCTGTACTCGCTCGTCGGTGGCCTCATCATGCTGGTCGGCGTCGTCGCGCTGTACTTCGTGGGACCCGGTGGCGAGCAGGCCTACCTGATCGACAACCTCACGGGCTACGACTTCGGGACCACCGCAGAGCGCCTCATGTTCCTCGCGTTCTTCCTCGCGTTCGCGATCAAGGCGCCGATGGTGCCCGTCCACACGTGGCTGCCCACGGTCGCCGAGACCGCGCGTCCCGGCACGACCGCGCTGCTCGTCGCCGTGCTCGACAAGATCGGCACGTTCGGCATGATCACGCTCGGGCTCGCGCTGTTCCCCGAGGCCTCGAAGTGGGCCGCACCGGTGATCATCGTGCTCGCGGTGATCTCCGTGATCTACGGCGCGATCGCCGCGATCGGCCAGACCGACATGCTGCGCCTGGTGTCGTTCACCTCGGTGAGCCACTTCGGCATCATGGTGCTCGGCATCTACGCGTTCCAGCAGACCTCCGTCGAGGGCGCCGCGCTGTACATGTTCAACCACGGCCTCTCGACCGGCGCGCTGTTCCTCGTCGTCGGCTTCCTGATCGAGCGCAAGGGCACGCCCTACGTCGGTGAGTACGGCGGCCTCCAGAAGGCCGTGCCGGTCTTCGCGGGCACGTTCCTCATCATCGGCCTGAGCGCGCTCGCCCTGCCGGGCCTGTCGCCGTTCGTCTCCGAGATCATGGTGCTCGTCGGCGCGTTCGGCGTCGCGAAGATCGCTGTCATCGTCTCGGCCCTCGGAGTGGTCCTCGCGGCGCTCTACGTGCTGCTGACCTACCAGAAGGTGTTCACGGGCCCGCCGAACGCGAAGCTCGGCAAGACGCGCGAGCTCGGCTTGCGCGAGCGCCTGGTGCTGTGGCCCCTGATCGCCCTGATGCTCGTGCTCGGATTCTTCCCGAGTCTCGCCATCGACTACCTACGTGAGCCCACCGCCGCGGTGCTCACGACCGTCAACGCGGAGGTTTCCGAGTGA
- the nuoL gene encoding NADH-quinone oxidoreductase subunit L, translating into MLDLTWLLIAVPLASSFVLILAGKRADAWGHWMGVAASATAFVVGFGAFLQMLGLDAESREHAVHLFTWISGGELTVDAGLLVDPLSISFVLLVTFVGTLIHLYSVAYMEHDPRRRIFFAYLNLFIAAMLLLVLADSYLLLFVGWEGVGLASYLLIGFWNHKPEYATAANKAFIVNRIGDIGLIVAMGLLFANFGTLGFAEIFESVDSVSTGQLTAIGLALLVAATGKSAQFPLQSWLGDAMAGPTPVSALIHAATMVTAGVYLIVRSGDIFALTETARVVVAAVGALTLIMGAIIGMAKDDIKKALAASTMSQIGYMMLAAGLGPIGYAFAIFHLITHGFFKAGMFLGAGSVMHAMNDSVDMRRYGALRTAMVVTWVTFGLGWLAILGVPPFSGFWSKDKIIEAAFVGEGWQPWVFGLTALIGAGLTAYYMSRLFFMTFHGKARWTDDAHPHESPWLMTVPMIVLSVGSALLGWFLASGDRFTTWLEPVTGHAEHHEPVLSVPVIMTLTLVLVAFGVVVAWLQFGRSEVAKEAPAPSLGVLVASNDFYQDSFNRAALQRPGTHLTRTLVYADAAVVDGAVNGTGTALLRLGEFLRKFQSGQVRSYAALILIAVAGLIAGVVLGVL; encoded by the coding sequence ATGCTTGACCTGACCTGGCTCCTCATCGCCGTGCCGCTGGCCAGCAGCTTCGTGCTGATCCTGGCCGGCAAGCGCGCCGACGCATGGGGACACTGGATGGGCGTGGCCGCGTCCGCGACGGCGTTCGTCGTCGGATTCGGAGCCTTCCTCCAGATGCTCGGCCTCGACGCCGAGTCCCGCGAGCACGCGGTGCACCTGTTCACTTGGATCTCGGGCGGCGAGCTGACCGTCGACGCCGGCCTGCTGGTGGACCCACTGTCTATCTCGTTCGTCCTGCTCGTGACGTTCGTCGGCACGCTCATCCACCTGTACTCGGTGGCGTACATGGAGCACGACCCGCGCCGTCGGATCTTCTTCGCGTACCTCAACCTGTTCATCGCGGCGATGCTGCTGCTGGTCCTCGCGGACTCCTACCTCCTGCTGTTCGTCGGCTGGGAGGGCGTGGGTCTCGCGTCGTACCTGCTGATCGGGTTCTGGAACCACAAGCCGGAGTACGCGACCGCCGCGAACAAGGCGTTCATCGTCAACCGCATCGGCGACATCGGCCTGATCGTCGCGATGGGACTCCTGTTCGCGAACTTCGGCACCCTCGGCTTCGCTGAGATCTTCGAGTCGGTCGACTCGGTCTCGACCGGCCAGCTCACCGCGATCGGCCTCGCGCTGCTCGTGGCCGCGACCGGAAAGTCCGCGCAGTTCCCGCTCCAGTCCTGGCTGGGCGACGCGATGGCCGGCCCGACCCCCGTCTCGGCCCTCATCCACGCGGCGACCATGGTCACCGCCGGTGTCTACCTCATCGTCCGCTCGGGCGACATCTTCGCCCTCACAGAGACCGCCCGCGTGGTCGTGGCCGCCGTCGGCGCGCTGACGCTCATCATGGGCGCGATCATCGGTATGGCGAAGGACGACATCAAGAAGGCACTCGCCGCCTCGACCATGTCGCAGATCGGCTACATGATGCTCGCTGCGGGCCTGGGCCCGATCGGCTACGCGTTCGCGATCTTCCACCTGATCACGCACGGCTTCTTCAAGGCCGGCATGTTCCTCGGCGCCGGCTCCGTGATGCACGCGATGAACGACAGCGTGGACATGCGGCGCTACGGCGCGCTGCGCACCGCGATGGTCGTCACCTGGGTCACGTTCGGCCTCGGCTGGCTCGCGATCCTCGGCGTCCCGCCGTTCTCGGGCTTCTGGTCGAAGGACAAGATCATCGAGGCCGCGTTCGTCGGCGAGGGCTGGCAGCCCTGGGTGTTCGGCCTCACCGCCCTCATCGGTGCGGGCCTCACCGCGTACTACATGTCGCGCCTGTTCTTCATGACGTTCCACGGCAAGGCCCGGTGGACGGACGACGCGCACCCGCACGAGTCGCCCTGGCTCATGACGGTGCCGATGATCGTCCTCTCCGTCGGCTCGGCCCTGCTGGGCTGGTTCCTTGCCTCGGGCGACCGCTTCACCACCTGGCTCGAGCCGGTGACCGGCCACGCCGAGCACCACGAGCCCGTGCTGTCGGTGCCGGTGATCATGACGCTCACGCTCGTGCTGGTCGCGTTCGGCGTCGTCGTCGCCTGGCTCCAGTTCGGACGCAGCGAGGTGGCCAAGGAGGCTCCGGCGCCGTCGCTCGGTGTCCTCGTCGCGAGCAACGACTTCTATCAGGACTCCTTCAACCGCGCCGCCCTCCAGCGCCCGGGCACGCACCTCACGCGCACGCTCGTGTACGCGGACGCCGCGGTGGTCGACGGCGCCGTCAACGGCACCGGCACCGCGCTGCTGAGGCTCGGAGAGTTCCTGCGCAAGTTCCAGTCCGGGCAGGTGCGCAGCTACGCCGCACTGATCCTGATCGCTGTCGCCGGCCTCATCGCCGGCGTCGTCCTGGGGGTGCTGTAG
- the nuoK gene encoding NADH-quinone oxidoreductase subunit NuoK: MSPIAFVYLATVLFGIGAAAVLTRRNAIIAFMGVELMLNAANLAFVAFSRIHGEIDGQVIAFFVMVVAAAEVVVGLAIIIALFRARQTISLDEPAELKG; this comes from the coding sequence GTGAGCCCGATCGCCTTCGTCTACCTCGCGACGGTGCTGTTCGGCATCGGCGCGGCGGCGGTCCTGACCCGGCGCAACGCGATCATCGCGTTCATGGGCGTCGAGCTCATGCTCAACGCCGCCAACCTCGCGTTCGTCGCCTTCTCCCGCATCCACGGCGAGATCGACGGCCAGGTGATCGCCTTCTTCGTCATGGTGGTGGCCGCCGCCGAGGTCGTGGTCGGGCTCGCGATCATCATCGCGCTGTTCCGCGCACGCCAGACCATCTCGCTCGACGAGCCTGCAGAGCTGAAGGGTTGA
- a CDS encoding NADH-quinone oxidoreductase subunit J produces MISPILFWCVAFLTVVPALSLLFAKKAVHIAMSIVAVMVGLAVAYVALDAPFLGVVQIVVYTGAVMMLFLFVLMLVGVDQRESMKETLAGQRWIALFGAGGLTVLLLGVIAQVTVEPAEEMTTGEPDAVAGLLFTDYVVLMEILGALLITAAVGALVLTHTPRLAPRRTQKEQQRERVLAGANPVNKPMPGVYARHNALDVPALDPEGKVIEDSVSRVLEIRHQMDTAAQYEAHLSDPSKRVSDKPVHEAPSAAEEPETDKKEDES; encoded by the coding sequence GTGATCAGCCCGATCCTGTTCTGGTGCGTCGCCTTCCTCACGGTCGTGCCCGCGCTGTCCCTGCTTTTCGCCAAGAAGGCCGTGCACATCGCCATGAGCATCGTCGCGGTGATGGTCGGCCTCGCGGTCGCGTACGTCGCGCTCGACGCGCCCTTCCTCGGCGTGGTCCAGATCGTCGTCTACACGGGCGCCGTCATGATGCTGTTCCTGTTCGTGCTCATGCTCGTCGGCGTCGACCAGCGCGAGTCGATGAAGGAGACGCTCGCCGGCCAGCGCTGGATCGCCCTGTTCGGCGCCGGCGGCCTCACCGTCCTGCTCCTCGGCGTGATCGCGCAGGTCACGGTCGAGCCCGCCGAGGAGATGACCACCGGTGAGCCCGATGCGGTCGCTGGCCTCCTGTTCACCGACTACGTCGTGCTCATGGAGATCCTCGGCGCGCTGCTCATCACCGCCGCGGTCGGCGCGCTCGTGCTCACGCACACGCCGCGCCTCGCGCCGCGTCGCACCCAGAAGGAGCAGCAGCGCGAGCGCGTGCTCGCGGGAGCGAACCCGGTCAACAAGCCGATGCCCGGCGTCTACGCCCGCCACAACGCGCTCGACGTCCCCGCGCTCGACCCCGAGGGCAAGGTCATCGAGGACTCGGTCTCCCGCGTGCTCGAGATCCGCCACCAGATGGACACGGCCGCGCAGTACGAGGCGCACCTCAGCGACCCGTCCAAGCGCGTGAGCGACAAGCCCGTGCACGAGGCGCCCTCGGCCGCCGAGGAACCCGAGACTGACAAGAAGGAGGACGAGTCGTGA
- the nuoI gene encoding NADH-quinone oxidoreductase subunit NuoI, which yields MSDADETWEVNRAKDGQEKPFESNLPKKGALGQALAPVAGFGITLRNFFKPTVTEQYPRKKTPPMPRYHGRHQLNRYPDGLEKCIGCELCAWACPADAIYVEADSNTPDAQFSPGERYGRVYQINYLRCIFCGLCIEACPTRALTMTNEYELAGPTREGLIYEKQDLLAPMEDGMLAVPHPMVPGTTDGDYYRGDVTKVVKEQTEWVRRERPEDPTLPENSYDPNDEHVPHNPAAVGGESGARGAFGAQHHKMGGI from the coding sequence ATGAGCGACGCCGACGAGACCTGGGAGGTCAACCGGGCCAAGGACGGCCAGGAGAAGCCCTTCGAGTCGAACCTGCCGAAGAAGGGCGCGCTGGGCCAGGCCCTCGCCCCGGTCGCGGGCTTCGGCATCACGCTGCGGAACTTCTTCAAGCCGACGGTGACCGAGCAGTACCCGCGCAAGAAGACCCCGCCGATGCCGCGCTACCACGGCCGCCACCAGCTCAACCGGTACCCGGACGGGCTCGAGAAGTGCATCGGCTGCGAGCTGTGCGCGTGGGCCTGCCCCGCGGACGCGATCTACGTCGAGGCCGACTCGAACACCCCGGACGCGCAGTTCAGCCCGGGCGAGCGCTACGGCCGCGTCTACCAGATCAACTACCTGCGCTGCATCTTCTGCGGGCTGTGCATCGAGGCGTGCCCCACGCGCGCGCTCACGATGACCAACGAGTACGAGCTCGCGGGTCCGACGCGCGAGGGCCTGATCTACGAGAAGCAGGACCTGCTGGCTCCGATGGAGGACGGCATGCTCGCGGTGCCGCACCCGATGGTGCCCGGCACCACGGACGGCGACTACTACCGCGGCGACGTCACCAAGGTCGTCAAGGAGCAGACCGAGTGGGTGCGCCGCGAGCGTCCCGAGGACCCGACGCTGCCGGAGAACTCGTACGACCCGAACGACGAGCACGTGCCGCACAACCCCGCGGCTGTCGGAGGCGAGTCGGGTGCGCGGGGCGCGTTCGGTGCTCAGCACCACAAGATGGGGGGCATCTGA
- the nuoH gene encoding NADH-quinone oxidoreductase subunit NuoH, with product MSLFTGISGVAAYNADELRNAYCGVADGATEVTAAQQTCLDNWGTLAGDPVWLVIVKAVLILVFLLTSVLFAVWFERRVIGRLQQRPGPNMRGPFGLLQSVSDAMKLLFKEDITVRASEKALYILAPMISVFSALLIFAVIPFGPATHIPGTNIVTPLQLTDFPVAVLYILACAAIGVYGIVLGGWASGSIYPLMGAVRSTAQIISYELAMGLSLVTVFMLSGSMSTSQIVDAQTDRWWIWPLLPAFVLYVISMIGETNRLPFDLPEAEGELVAGFMTEYSSMKFAWYFLAEYMNMINVSAVASVLFLGGWRAPWPASWAGADFLNSGIFPPIWLIIKIWLLMFVFVWVRGTLLRFRYDQFMKFGWKVLIPVGLGWLVFFAVGRQFMTEYNRDLNLFDAVAWLVAILLVYATWGFIKDSRTEKERKAEEAAGADETEEPFDAFAGGYPVPPMPGQTLPPSPRSGRTVEAAIKLATPTEGVAVSTDDADDATAEDDASGTDDAKTEKGGAE from the coding sequence ATGTCACTGTTCACCGGCATCTCCGGGGTCGCGGCGTACAACGCCGACGAGCTCAGGAACGCGTACTGCGGCGTCGCGGACGGCGCCACCGAGGTGACGGCCGCGCAGCAGACCTGCCTCGACAACTGGGGCACCCTCGCGGGCGACCCGGTGTGGCTCGTGATCGTCAAGGCCGTGCTGATCCTGGTGTTCCTGCTCACGTCGGTGCTCTTCGCGGTGTGGTTCGAGCGCCGCGTGATCGGCCGCCTCCAGCAGCGCCCCGGCCCCAACATGCGCGGCCCGTTCGGCCTGCTGCAGTCCGTCTCCGACGCGATGAAGCTCCTGTTCAAGGAGGACATCACCGTCCGCGCCTCGGAGAAGGCGCTGTACATCCTCGCGCCGATGATCTCGGTGTTCTCCGCGCTGCTGATCTTCGCGGTGATCCCGTTCGGCCCGGCGACGCACATCCCCGGCACGAACATCGTGACCCCGCTGCAGCTCACCGACTTCCCCGTCGCGGTGCTCTACATCCTCGCGTGCGCCGCGATCGGCGTGTACGGCATCGTCCTCGGTGGATGGGCCTCCGGCTCGATCTACCCGCTCATGGGTGCGGTCCGCTCGACCGCGCAGATCATCTCCTACGAGCTCGCGATGGGTCTGTCGCTCGTCACGGTCTTCATGCTGTCGGGCTCGATGAGCACGTCGCAGATCGTCGACGCGCAGACCGACCGGTGGTGGATCTGGCCGCTGCTGCCCGCATTCGTGCTCTACGTGATCTCGATGATCGGTGAGACCAACCGCCTGCCGTTCGACCTCCCCGAGGCCGAGGGAGAGCTGGTCGCGGGCTTCATGACCGAGTACTCGTCCATGAAGTTCGCCTGGTACTTCCTCGCGGAGTACATGAACATGATCAACGTCTCGGCCGTTGCCTCGGTGCTGTTCCTCGGAGGATGGCGCGCGCCGTGGCCCGCGTCGTGGGCCGGCGCGGACTTCCTGAACTCCGGGATCTTCCCGCCGATCTGGCTCATCATCAAGATCTGGCTCCTCATGTTCGTGTTCGTGTGGGTCCGCGGCACGCTGCTGCGCTTCCGCTACGACCAGTTCATGAAGTTCGGCTGGAAGGTCCTCATCCCCGTCGGGCTGGGCTGGCTCGTGTTCTTCGCGGTCGGCCGCCAGTTCATGACCGAGTACAACCGCGACCTCAACCTGTTCGATGCGGTGGCCTGGCTCGTCGCGATCCTCCTGGTCTATGCGACCTGGGGCTTCATCAAGGACTCGCGCACCGAGAAGGAGCGCAAGGCCGAGGAGGCCGCGGGCGCCGACGAGACCGAGGAGCCGTTCGACGCGTTCGCCGGCGGCTACCCCGTGCCCCCGATGCCCGGCCAGACGCTGCCGCCGTCGCCGCGCTCCGGGCGGACCGTCGAGGCCGCGATCAAGCTCGCGACGCCGACGGAGGGCGTCGCGGTCTCCACCGACGACGCGGACGATGCGACGGCCGAGGACGATGCCTCCGGCACCGACGATGCGAAGACCGAGAAGGGAGGCGCCGAATGA
- a CDS encoding NADH-quinone oxidoreductase subunit G, with translation MTATDPKAAVETVTLTIDGKEVTVPKGTLIIRAAEEIGIDIPRFCDHPALEPAGACRQCLVDVAAPDRDGNVRAFPKPQASCTMTVMDGMVVNTQHTSEEADRAQKGVMELLLINHPLDCPVCDKGGECPLQNQAMNMGRPESRFVDVKRVFEKPLALSSEILLDRERCVLCQRCTRFSKQIAGDAFIDLQNRGAMQQIGTFDEDVLDFDGYSPAGPAAEDESGRAFSSYYSGNTVQICPVGALTSSAYRFRSRPFDLVSSPGISEHDSSGSAIRTDHRRGKILRRMAHKDPVVNEDWITDKDRFAFAWQNQSNRLTRPLVRKDGELVEASWPEAIAAAAAGLKAARDGKGVGVLPGGRVTLEDSYAYSKFARLALGTNDVDARARVASAEEQAFLGSAVAGTGLGATFAELEKAPAVLMVGFEPEDEGGVVFLRMRKALGKQRVFTAAPFLSRGAEKLAATLLPVAPGREAALLDGLVGDPYEALEDDGAVIVVGERLAGTPGALTAALKLAEKTGAKLVWIPRRAGERGAVEAGALPGLLPGGRAASVAAARKAVAQAWGVESLPTAAGRDVDAIVAAASSGNLDALVVGGVSPSDVTGLADAIDNAGFVVSLEVRLSAVAEAADVVLPVAPPSEKAGTFVNWEGRLRSFATAIATDALSDHRVLDILARELGIELGTGSIGAVNAEIAALGAASEAHRPKAPSAKAAKAPKKGEVVLASWHQLIDEGALQDGEPYLAGTARATVARVSQATADALGFTEGAITVTGAGGQGITVPAVVTDMVDDVVWLPTKSPGSWVAQELQTVPGNVVTVKVGA, from the coding sequence ATGACAGCGACCGACCCCAAGGCTGCAGTCGAGACCGTCACGCTCACGATCGACGGCAAGGAGGTGACGGTCCCCAAGGGCACCCTCATCATCCGCGCCGCCGAGGAGATCGGCATCGACATCCCGCGCTTCTGCGACCACCCGGCGCTCGAGCCCGCGGGCGCGTGCCGCCAGTGCCTGGTCGACGTGGCCGCTCCCGACCGCGACGGCAACGTCCGCGCGTTCCCGAAGCCGCAGGCCTCGTGCACCATGACGGTGATGGACGGCATGGTCGTCAACACGCAGCACACCTCCGAGGAGGCGGATCGCGCGCAGAAGGGCGTGATGGAGCTGCTGCTCATCAACCACCCGCTCGACTGCCCGGTGTGCGACAAGGGCGGCGAGTGCCCCCTGCAGAACCAGGCCATGAACATGGGCCGCCCCGAGAGCCGCTTCGTGGACGTCAAGCGCGTCTTCGAGAAGCCGCTCGCGCTGAGCTCCGAGATCCTGCTGGACCGCGAGCGGTGCGTGCTGTGCCAGCGCTGCACCCGCTTCTCCAAGCAGATCGCGGGCGACGCGTTCATCGACCTGCAGAACCGCGGCGCGATGCAGCAGATCGGCACGTTCGACGAGGACGTCCTCGACTTCGACGGCTATAGCCCCGCAGGCCCCGCCGCTGAGGACGAGTCGGGCCGCGCGTTCAGCTCGTACTACTCGGGCAACACCGTGCAGATCTGCCCGGTCGGCGCCCTCACGAGCTCGGCCTACCGCTTCCGCTCGCGTCCCTTCGACCTCGTGTCGAGCCCGGGCATCTCCGAGCACGACTCCTCGGGCTCCGCGATCCGCACGGACCACCGCCGCGGCAAGATCCTGCGCCGCATGGCCCACAAGGACCCGGTCGTCAACGAGGACTGGATCACCGACAAGGACCGCTTCGCCTTCGCATGGCAGAACCAGTCCAACCGCCTCACGCGCCCCCTGGTGCGCAAGGACGGCGAGCTCGTCGAGGCCTCGTGGCCCGAGGCGATCGCCGCCGCGGCGGCCGGCCTCAAGGCCGCGCGCGACGGCAAGGGCGTCGGCGTCCTTCCCGGCGGTCGCGTGACGCTCGAGGACTCCTACGCCTACTCCAAGTTCGCCCGCCTGGCGCTCGGCACCAACGACGTCGACGCCCGAGCGCGCGTCGCCTCCGCCGAGGAGCAGGCGTTCCTCGGCTCGGCGGTCGCCGGCACGGGGCTCGGTGCGACGTTCGCCGAGCTCGAGAAGGCTCCCGCGGTCCTCATGGTGGGCTTCGAGCCCGAGGACGAGGGCGGCGTGGTCTTCCTGCGCATGCGCAAGGCGCTCGGCAAGCAGCGCGTCTTCACCGCCGCACCGTTCCTGAGCCGCGGCGCCGAGAAGCTCGCCGCAACCCTGCTGCCCGTGGCCCCCGGTCGCGAGGCTGCGCTGCTCGACGGCCTCGTCGGCGACCCGTACGAGGCTCTTGAGGACGACGGCGCCGTGATCGTCGTCGGCGAGCGGCTCGCCGGGACCCCCGGCGCGCTCACCGCCGCGCTCAAGCTGGCCGAGAAGACCGGTGCGAAGCTCGTGTGGATCCCGCGTCGCGCGGGTGAGCGCGGCGCCGTCGAGGCGGGCGCGCTGCCCGGTCTGCTGCCCGGAGGCCGCGCGGCCTCGGTCGCCGCGGCCCGCAAGGCGGTCGCTCAGGCGTGGGGCGTCGAGTCCCTGCCCACCGCCGCGGGACGCGACGTCGACGCGATCGTCGCCGCCGCATCGTCCGGGAACCTGGACGCGCTGGTCGTCGGCGGCGTCAGCCCGTCCGACGTGACCGGCCTGGCCGACGCGATCGACAACGCGGGCTTCGTGGTCAGCCTCGAGGTGCGGCTCTCCGCCGTCGCCGAGGCCGCCGACGTCGTCCTGCCCGTCGCCCCGCCGTCGGAGAAGGCCGGCACGTTCGTCAACTGGGAGGGTCGCCTGCGCTCGTTCGCGACGGCCATCGCGACCGACGCGCTGTCCGACCACCGCGTGCTCGACATCCTCGCCCGCGAGCTGGGCATCGAGCTCGGCACCGGCTCGATCGGCGCCGTGAACGCGGAGATCGCCGCGCTCGGCGCGGCCTCGGAGGCTCACCGGCCCAAGGCCCCGTCGGCGAAGGCGGCGAAGGCGCCCAAGAAGGGCGAGGTCGTCCTCGCGTCGTGGCACCAGCTGATCGACGAGGGCGCGCTGCAGGACGGCGAGCCCTACCTCGCCGGCACTGCTCGCGCGACCGTCGCCCGCGTGTCCCAGGCCACCGCCGACGCCCTCGGCTTCACGGAGGGCGCGATCACCGTCACCGGTGCGGGCGGCCAGGGCATCACCGTGCCCGCGGTCGTCACCGATATGGTCGACGACGTGGTGTGGCTCCCGACCAAGTCGCCCGGCAGCTGGGTGGCTCAGGAGCTGCAGACCGTTCCCGGCAACGTCGTCACCGTGAAGGTGGGTGCGTGA